One region of Faecalibacter bovis genomic DNA includes:
- a CDS encoding TonB-dependent receptor, whose translation MKKFFIPILFICSNSLSFAQENDSILLHETVIQTFHRKTLILESTSSINSLSKLQMKLNHPERLLESFNTLPGVKMEERSPGSYRISLRGSTIRSPFGVRNVKIYLDDFILTDATGNAYLNLIDPQFLSSIDVMKGPQGGEFGSETGGVAVLKTLRNNGIKASVGTGSYNQFHENINYSKQIGKHRLHFGQTHYQSDSYREQSAINRNSFLLKDQWNYNNENELNFILLYTDLDYQTPGGLTYNQMQENRRQARLATPTLPSAVEQQAGIQNKTFLGGINHLWKINPNWKNFVMIQSSYTDFENPFISNYEERQENNFQGRLYFEYEKQLSQIKLNTRFGTELGLNKTKFRNYDNSKGIKGNPQKFDDLQTFNGYYYINQHANFANKWFVDASISLNTMKYNWETLYPNVESGNKSFQIQLLPQIGVSYNFINNWSVRGKIAKGISAPTTEEVRSSTQEIQQYLNAEYGWNKEFGIRYTFNQWFVDLTAFDFHLKDAIVRRQDENGNDFYINSGGTKQRGIEFQLQSKPFNFDHSIFTKGSFFVSGHLFDFKYDHYKIANNDYSENTIPGISKFSLQNSISIELLNKIQVIWSNYYNSKLYLNDANTVEEKETVIGNILVDTNFKIKESSLSIYFGINNLYNTKYSAGYDLNAFGNRFYNPAATTNFYLGSRFTL comes from the coding sequence ATGAAAAAATTCTTTATCCCGATTTTATTTATTTGCTCAAATTCACTTTCATTTGCTCAAGAAAATGACAGTATACTATTACATGAAACTGTCATCCAAACTTTTCATCGAAAAACTCTAATTTTAGAATCTACATCGTCCATAAATTCATTGAGTAAACTTCAAATGAAATTGAATCATCCTGAACGTTTATTGGAAAGTTTTAATACTCTTCCTGGAGTAAAAATGGAAGAACGTTCGCCTGGTAGTTATCGCATATCTTTAAGAGGAAGTACAATTCGATCACCTTTTGGTGTTAGAAATGTAAAAATTTATTTAGATGATTTTATTTTGACTGATGCAACTGGAAATGCGTATTTAAATTTAATTGATCCTCAATTTTTATCCTCGATTGATGTAATGAAAGGACCTCAAGGTGGTGAATTTGGATCAGAAACAGGTGGTGTAGCAGTTTTAAAAACTTTAAGAAATAATGGAATTAAAGCTTCTGTTGGTACAGGAAGTTATAATCAATTTCATGAAAATATCAATTATAGTAAACAAATTGGAAAGCATCGATTGCATTTTGGACAAACTCATTATCAATCCGATAGCTATCGTGAACAATCTGCTATAAATCGTAATTCATTTCTTTTAAAAGATCAATGGAATTACAATAATGAAAATGAATTAAATTTTATCTTATTATATACTGATTTAGATTACCAGACGCCTGGTGGATTAACTTATAATCAAATGCAGGAAAATCGTAGACAAGCGCGTTTGGCAACTCCTACTCTTCCAAGTGCAGTTGAACAACAAGCTGGTATCCAAAATAAAACTTTTTTGGGCGGAATTAATCATTTGTGGAAAATCAATCCAAATTGGAAGAATTTTGTAATGATCCAATCATCATACACTGATTTTGAAAATCCTTTTATTTCTAATTATGAAGAGCGACAAGAGAATAATTTTCAAGGACGTTTGTATTTTGAATATGAAAAACAACTAAGTCAAATCAAATTAAATACTCGATTCGGAACTGAATTAGGTCTAAATAAAACCAAATTCCGCAACTACGATAATAGTAAAGGAATCAAAGGAAATCCACAAAAATTTGACGATTTACAAACTTTCAACGGATATTATTACATCAATCAGCATGCGAATTTTGCGAATAAATGGTTTGTTGATGCATCGATTAGTTTAAACACAATGAAATACAATTGGGAAACTTTATATCCGAATGTAGAATCAGGTAATAAATCGTTTCAAATACAATTACTTCCACAAATAGGCGTTAGCTATAATTTTATAAATAATTGGAGTGTAAGAGGTAAAATTGCAAAGGGAATTTCGGCTCCAACAACAGAAGAAGTACGATCTTCAACACAAGAAATTCAGCAATATTTGAATGCAGAATATGGTTGGAATAAAGAGTTTGGAATTCGTTATACATTTAATCAATGGTTTGTTGATTTAACTGCTTTTGATTTTCATTTAAAAGATGCAATTGTAAGAAGACAAGACGAAAATGGAAATGATTTCTACATCAATTCTGGAGGAACAAAACAACGTGGAATTGAATTTCAGCTTCAATCAAAACCGTTTAATTTTGACCATTCTATTTTTACAAAAGGATCTTTTTTTGTTTCAGGTCATCTATTTGATTTTAAATATGATCATTACAAAATTGCCAACAATGATTATTCAGAAAATACGATTCCAGGAATATCTAAATTTTCATTACAAAATAGCATTTCAATAGAATTATTGAATAAAATACAAGTTATTTGGAGTAATTATTACAATTCTAAACTTTATTTAAATGATGCAAATACAGTTGAGGAAAAAGAAACTGTAATTGGAAATATACTTGTTGATACAAATTTTAAAATTAAAGAAAGTTCGCTATCGATTTATTTCGGAATAAATAATCTTTACAACACAAAATACAGTGCTGGTTATGATTTAAATGCTTTTGGAAATCGATTTTACAATCCAGCGGCAACAACAAATTTCTATTTAGGATCACGATTTACATTATAA